A region of Flocculibacter collagenilyticus DNA encodes the following proteins:
- the minC gene encoding septum site-determining protein MinC codes for MSQASFELKGNLFTISVLHMKSYDLDCLKLSLEDKLAQAPNFFYRAPIIINISTLENSTIDFVAIKELVSSTKMVLVGITGGTAAQKQDAKDNGLAVLTYSKDKVVSKPIPSEAKTNTVVEQVVVEKNVFQPAKVVEQSVRSGQQIYAQGTDLIIKGAVSAGAEVIADGNIHIYGTLRGRAIAGAQGDKSARIFCSNIQAELVSISGTYWLSDSLHDQYWKKPVYIQLIDDKLSISDLD; via the coding sequence ATGTCTCAAGCTTCGTTTGAGCTAAAAGGAAATCTTTTCACTATCTCTGTTTTACATATGAAAAGTTACGATCTTGACTGCTTAAAGCTCTCATTAGAGGACAAACTGGCTCAAGCACCAAACTTTTTTTACCGCGCCCCCATCATTATTAATATTTCTACATTAGAAAATAGCACTATCGATTTTGTCGCAATAAAAGAATTAGTATCATCAACAAAAATGGTGCTAGTTGGTATTACAGGGGGAACTGCTGCTCAAAAGCAAGACGCTAAAGACAATGGACTTGCCGTATTAACCTACAGCAAAGACAAAGTGGTGTCTAAGCCCATCCCTAGCGAAGCAAAAACAAATACGGTTGTAGAACAAGTTGTAGTTGAAAAAAATGTATTTCAACCTGCTAAAGTTGTCGAGCAAAGCGTGCGTTCTGGACAGCAAATTTACGCCCAAGGTACCGACTTAATTATAAAAGGTGCTGTTAGTGCGGGTGCAGAAGTAATAGCAGACGGCAATATACATATTTATGGAACACTTAGGGGCCGAGCAATCGCTGGTGCTCAAGGTGACAAAAGCGCAAGAATTTTTTGCTCCAATATACAGGCAGAATTAGTTTCAATATCGGGCACCTATTGGCTAAGTGATTCACTACACGACCAATACTGGAAAAAGCCTGTTTATATTCAATTGATAGACGATAAGCTATCAATTTCAGATTTAGACTAA